A portion of the Roseovarius sp. SCSIO 43702 genome contains these proteins:
- a CDS encoding FAD-binding oxidoreductase translates to MRITRLPGDDRANGWSAILPPRSPNPPLAGEVRADWVVVGAGYAGLGAARRLAELHPAARIALIEAGEAGENASGRNSGFAIDLPHNVGSSLDELDGSHRFMRRARFAIGELDRVIEAEGIACDWSADGKYHTAVSERGRREVLEPFARELEALGEPYEWIEGGALRAALGSPHFTAAIRTPGGRLMNPAALCRGLADSLPKNVTLYENSPVTAFENSNGVTLTTPDGSLRAPKMILAANGFAERFGAFRGRFLHLVAHASLTRPLTEAERARYGVTRPWGLTPANAFAGITMRHTNDHRILIRQGLSYCPSQRFPEAGRRAVARRHKRLFDARFPGLDAVEMAHTWSGFVCLSRNAAPGFGRVAPNIWAATCQNAVGVTKGTFGGILAADMASGEDNPLIADMESLGTPSPLPPRPFLDMGVRARFARELWRNRHEA, encoded by the coding sequence ATGCGGATCACGCGACTGCCGGGAGACGATCGCGCGAACGGGTGGAGCGCGATCCTGCCCCCGCGCAGCCCCAATCCGCCCCTGGCGGGCGAGGTGCGGGCCGACTGGGTGGTCGTGGGTGCGGGCTATGCCGGGCTGGGCGCGGCGCGGCGGCTGGCCGAGTTGCATCCGGCCGCGCGGATCGCCCTGATCGAGGCGGGGGAGGCCGGGGAGAACGCCTCGGGCCGCAATTCGGGCTTCGCCATCGACCTGCCGCACAACGTGGGGTCGTCGCTCGACGAGCTTGACGGCTCGCATCGGTTCATGCGGCGGGCGCGGTTCGCCATCGGAGAGCTCGACCGCGTGATCGAGGCGGAGGGCATCGCCTGTGACTGGTCGGCGGATGGAAAATACCACACCGCCGTCTCGGAGCGCGGGCGGCGCGAGGTGCTGGAGCCTTTCGCGCGGGAGCTGGAGGCGCTGGGCGAGCCCTATGAGTGGATCGAGGGCGGCGCGCTGCGGGCCGCGCTCGGGAGCCCGCATTTCACCGCCGCGATCCGCACGCCGGGCGGGCGGCTGATGAACCCCGCGGCGCTGTGCCGGGGCTTGGCGGACAGCCTGCCGAAGAACGTCACGCTCTACGAGAATTCGCCCGTGACCGCGTTCGAGAACTCGAACGGCGTCACGCTCACGACGCCCGACGGCTCGCTGCGCGCGCCGAAGATGATCCTTGCCGCGAACGGGTTTGCCGAGCGGTTCGGCGCCTTCCGGGGCCGGTTCCTGCACCTCGTCGCCCATGCGAGCCTGACCCGCCCGCTGACCGAGGCGGAGCGCGCGAGATACGGCGTGACGCGCCCCTGGGGTCTCACGCCCGCCAACGCGTTTGCGGGGATCACGATGCGTCATACCAACGATCACCGCATCCTGATCCGGCAGGGCCTGAGCTATTGCCCGTCGCAACGGTTCCCGGAAGCCGGGCGGCGGGCCGTCGCGCGGCGGCACAAGCGGCTTTTCGACGCGCGGTTTCCGGGGTTGGACGCGGTCGAGATGGCGCATACCTGGTCGGGTTTCGTCTGCCTGTCGCGCAACGCGGCGCCGGGCTTCGGGCGGGTGGCGCCGAACATCTGGGCCGCCACCTGCCAGAACGCGGTGGGCGTGACGAAGGGGACCTTCGGCGGCATCCTTGCCGCCGACATGGCATCAGGAGAGGACAACCCGCTCATCGCCGACATGGAGAGCCTGGGCACCCCTTCGCCCCTGCCGCCGCGCCCGTTTCTCGATATGGGCGTGCGCGCGCGGTTCGCCCGGGAGCTTTGGCGGAACCGGCATGAGGCGTGA
- a CDS encoding cytochrome c family protein yields MKHLIAPTLAALAFALPAHAEGDADKGEKTFNRCKSCHAIADGDEDIVKGGRTGPNLYGIIGSTAGTVEDFSGYGDSLVAAGEAGLVWDEENLAEYVKDPRGFLKDYLDDDGAKSKMTFKLNKGGEDVAAYLATFSADEDGDSDSEEGASEDAEGSDAS; encoded by the coding sequence ATGAAACACCTAATCGCACCGACGCTTGCCGCATTGGCATTCGCGCTCCCGGCACATGCCGAGGGCGATGCCGACAAGGGCGAGAAAACGTTCAACAGATGCAAGTCCTGCCACGCGATCGCCGACGGCGATGAAGACATCGTCAAGGGCGGCAGGACCGGCCCCAATCTGTATGGTATCATCGGGAGCACCGCGGGCACCGTCGAAGATTTCAGCGGCTACGGCGATTCGCTCGTCGCCGCGGGCGAGGCGGGCCTCGTCTGGGACGAGGAGAACCTGGCGGAATACGTCAAGGATCCCCGCGGCTTCCTCAAGGACTACCTCGACGACGATGGCGCCAAGAGCAAGATGACATTCAAGCTCAACAAAGGTGGTGAGGATGTTGCGGCCTATCTCGCGACGTTCAGCGCGGACGAAGATGGCGACTCCGATTCCGAGGAAGGCGCCAGCGAGGACGCCGAAGGTTCCGACGCGTCCTGA
- a CDS encoding TetR/AcrR family transcriptional regulator has translation MTAPRPMRKTREDWLDAAIGLLKAEGIEAVQITALSRALGITRGSFYWHFEDRADLLAAVLDTWRARNTGVMLDALAGARGLDDGLLALFAVWVDHTRFDPALDQAVRDWARRAPDVAASLRAEDDARIAAIAAFLDRHGFDRPEAFIRARVIYLTQVSYHALGITESVPERLSYLDPYFRCFIGRPPDAEAARAYFAGYLATLGRDAP, from the coding sequence GTGACCGCCCCCCGCCCCATGCGCAAGACCCGCGAGGACTGGCTCGATGCCGCCATCGGGCTGCTCAAGGCCGAGGGTATCGAGGCGGTGCAGATCACCGCGCTCTCCCGCGCGCTCGGCATCACGCGGGGCAGCTTCTACTGGCATTTCGAGGATCGCGCCGACCTGCTTGCGGCGGTGCTCGACACCTGGCGGGCGCGCAATACCGGCGTGATGCTCGATGCCCTTGCCGGGGCGCGCGGGCTCGATGACGGGCTGCTCGCACTCTTCGCGGTCTGGGTGGACCATACCCGCTTCGACCCCGCGCTCGACCAGGCGGTGCGCGACTGGGCCCGCCGCGCGCCCGACGTGGCGGCCAGCCTCCGCGCCGAGGACGACGCGCGGATCGCCGCGATCGCCGCGTTCCTCGACCGTCACGGCTTCGACCGCCCCGAGGCGTTCATCCGTGCCCGCGTCATCTATCTCACGCAAGTCAGCTACCACGCGCTCGGCATCACCGAGAGCGTGCCCGAGCGACTGAGCTATCTCGACCCCTATTTCCGCTGCTTCATCGGCCGCCCCCCCGACGCCGAGGCCGCGCGGGCCTATTTCGCCGGCTATCTCGCCACGCTCGGGCGCGATGCCCCATGA
- a CDS encoding fatty acid desaturase has translation MTDHKTLIASLPADTLARLGQRSDRAGLLHLAGHVGLIAGLALWVAQGWWLWPLALLPLGIAICFLFTLEHECTHKTPFRTPWLNEWVGHAAGLLILQPFEWFRYFHLAHHRHTNDPDRDPELLSGAKPETRGEFIRHVSGLPYWWAMARQTWRNALGRDPGDHVPARARPRLRREARVMLALHALAASSLAVTPLLFWIWLLPALLGQPFLRLYLLAEHGRCPRVANMLENTRTTYTNRIVRFLAWNMPYHTEHHTLPAIPFHQLPRLNALMRDRLRMTSAGYTRFTRAYLDDLRNRNG, from the coding sequence ATGACCGACCACAAGACCCTCATCGCCAGCCTGCCCGCCGACACGCTCGCCCGGCTGGGCCAGCGCAGCGACCGGGCGGGGCTCTTGCATCTCGCGGGCCATGTCGGGCTGATCGCGGGCCTGGCGCTCTGGGTCGCGCAGGGCTGGTGGCTTTGGCCGCTGGCGCTGCTCCCGCTGGGGATCGCGATCTGCTTTCTCTTCACGCTCGAGCATGAATGCACCCACAAGACGCCGTTTCGGACGCCCTGGCTCAACGAATGGGTGGGCCATGCGGCGGGGCTCCTGATCCTGCAACCGTTCGAGTGGTTTCGCTACTTCCACCTCGCCCATCACCGTCACACCAACGATCCCGACCGCGACCCCGAGCTCCTCTCGGGCGCCAAGCCCGAGACGCGGGGCGAATTCATCCGGCACGTCTCGGGCCTGCCCTACTGGTGGGCCATGGCGCGGCAGACATGGCGCAACGCGCTGGGCCGCGATCCGGGGGATCATGTGCCCGCCCGCGCGCGGCCCCGTCTCCGGCGCGAGGCGCGCGTGATGCTGGCGCTCCATGCGCTGGCCGCAAGCAGCCTCGCCGTCACGCCGCTTCTCTTCTGGATCTGGCTGCTCCCGGCCCTTCTGGGCCAGCCCTTCCTGCGGCTCTACCTGCTGGCCGAGCATGGCCGCTGCCCCCGCGTGGCGAACATGCTGGAGAACACGCGCACCACCTACACCAACCGCATCGTCCGGTTTCTCGCGTGGAACATGCCCTACCACACCGAGCATCACACCCTCCCCGCGATACCCTTCCATCAGCTCCCGCGTCTCAACGCGCTCATGCGGGACCGCCTGCGCATGACCTCCGCGGGCTACACGCGGTTCACCCGCGCCTATCTGGACGATCTGCGGAACCGGAATGGCTGA